Proteins encoded in a region of the Rhodococcus sp. SBT000017 genome:
- a CDS encoding LCP family protein — protein MGDDRESGPSVPEGRAPWERPLSSIGRSGQRPPRSDRPATPDAEQPPQPGDSGRLGKRSPRNADTVSVAELVDKMSRSGSMRRVPAERPEVEEPTEVIAPITDSTPPPARAVPPTPPPHAAPEPVGSPAADRPALTRLAMSRVRRRRRVRMIGRSLVSLVAILAVALTGVVWGYLRNTDQGFLQVAALDPDSTDVVDAAGQYGDETYLIVGTDTRAGASGEVGAGTVADAEGSRSDTVMLVNIPADRSRVVAVSFPRDLDVTRPECEQFDNVTNTYTGEMFPEAYGDKLNATYALGGPKCLVKTIQKISGLRIGHFVGMDFAGFESMVDEVGGVEVCTAQPLFDYELGNVLPDVGTQRIDGRTALNYVRARNVESEGNGDYGRIKRQQRFLSSLLRSALSNNVLLDPGKLNGFVNAFTSDTFVENVRTQDLVTLGRSLQNVDAGAVTFLTIPTTGTNDYGNEIPNDDAIGAIFQAIIDDAPLPGEDRAEPVTPEAPAPAAAPDAPLLAVDPGTVSLQVSNASDIAGMAQTASDELAVYGFQILTVGNFSGTAAQTVVRHSQDQEAAAATVASAIPGAAIELAPSLNNVVEVVLGSNYPGYTQYPTAFGTEIDPTQVEGTTQSAPLPEDLSYTNAADDTCA, from the coding sequence GTGGGAGACGATCGAGAGTCGGGCCCGTCCGTGCCCGAGGGTCGCGCCCCGTGGGAGCGCCCGCTGTCATCGATCGGACGTTCCGGACAGCGCCCACCTCGCTCCGACCGCCCTGCAACACCGGACGCGGAGCAACCGCCTCAGCCCGGAGACAGCGGCAGGCTCGGCAAACGATCACCGCGTAACGCCGACACCGTCTCGGTGGCCGAGTTGGTGGACAAGATGTCGCGCTCGGGATCGATGCGGCGGGTGCCGGCCGAACGTCCCGAAGTCGAGGAGCCGACCGAGGTCATCGCCCCCATCACCGATTCCACTCCCCCGCCCGCCCGAGCAGTGCCGCCGACTCCGCCCCCGCATGCGGCACCGGAACCGGTGGGATCGCCCGCAGCGGATCGCCCGGCTCTGACGCGATTGGCGATGAGCCGAGTGCGTCGACGCCGTCGGGTGCGGATGATCGGCCGAAGCCTGGTCTCCCTCGTCGCGATCCTGGCGGTGGCCCTGACCGGAGTGGTGTGGGGATACCTACGCAATACCGATCAAGGATTTCTCCAGGTCGCCGCGCTCGACCCCGATTCGACCGACGTCGTCGACGCTGCAGGCCAATACGGCGACGAGACATACCTGATCGTGGGCACCGACACCCGCGCCGGTGCCAGCGGTGAGGTGGGAGCCGGTACCGTCGCCGACGCCGAAGGATCGCGCTCGGACACCGTCATGTTGGTCAACATCCCCGCCGACCGCAGTCGCGTCGTCGCGGTGTCCTTCCCCCGCGACCTCGACGTGACACGGCCGGAGTGCGAGCAGTTCGACAACGTCACCAATACCTACACCGGGGAGATGTTCCCCGAGGCCTACGGCGACAAGCTCAACGCCACCTATGCCCTCGGCGGCCCGAAGTGTCTGGTCAAGACAATCCAGAAGATCTCGGGCCTGCGCATCGGACACTTCGTAGGGATGGACTTCGCCGGGTTCGAGTCCATGGTCGACGAGGTCGGTGGTGTCGAGGTCTGCACGGCGCAACCCCTGTTCGACTACGAACTCGGAAATGTCCTTCCCGACGTCGGAACACAGCGCATCGATGGCCGAACCGCACTGAACTACGTTCGGGCGCGCAACGTCGAGTCCGAGGGCAACGGCGATTACGGCCGCATCAAGCGACAGCAGCGTTTTCTGTCGTCACTGCTCCGGTCTGCTCTCTCGAACAACGTGCTGCTCGATCCAGGCAAGCTCAACGGGTTCGTCAACGCGTTCACCTCGGACACCTTCGTCGAGAACGTCAGGACTCAGGACCTGGTGACACTGGGACGCTCGCTGCAGAACGTGGACGCCGGTGCGGTCACCTTCCTGACCATCCCCACCACCGGCACCAACGACTACGGCAACGAGATCCCCAACGACGACGCGATCGGTGCGATCTTCCAGGCCATCATCGACGACGCTCCTCTGCCCGGTGAGGACCGCGCGGAGCCGGTCACACCCGAAGCGCCCGCACCTGCCGCCGCACCCGACGCGCCGCTGTTGGCCGTCGATCCGGGAACCGTCTCTTTGCAGGTGTCCAACGCATCCGACATCGCCGGGATGGCTCAGACGGCGTCGGACGAACTCGCGGTCTACGGATTCCAGATCCTGACGGTCGGCAACTTCTCGGGCACCGCCGCCCAGACCGTGGTGCGCCACTCGCAGGATCAGGAGGCGGCTGCGGCGACGGTCGCATCGGCGATCCCCGGCGCTGCCATCGAGCTGGCACCGAGCCTGAACAATGTCGTCGAGGTCGTCCTCGGCTCGAACTATCCCGGATACACCCAGTACCCGACGGCATTCGGCACCGAAATCGATCCCACTCAGGTGGAAGGCACCACCCAGAGTGCGCCCCTTCCGGAGGATCTCTCGTACACCAACGCCGCCGACGACACGTGCGCCTGA
- the phoU gene encoding phosphate signaling complex protein PhoU: MRVAYNEQMNELADLLGEMASLAGTAMEKATQSLLQADLVLAEQVISEHDRITELSAVCEEKAFTLLALQAPVAGDLRSVVAGIQIVADIDRMGALALHVAKITRRRHPNHALPEVVNGYFAEMGRLAVQIGASAREVLETRDPERAAKLQEEDEAMDDLHRHLFTVLMDREWSHGVAAAVDVTLLGRFYERFADHAVEVGRRVIFLVTGELPLDLSHNNIPTS, encoded by the coding sequence ATGCGCGTCGCCTACAACGAACAGATGAACGAGCTTGCCGATCTCCTCGGAGAGATGGCGAGCCTGGCTGGTACGGCCATGGAAAAGGCCACTCAGTCCCTCCTTCAAGCAGACCTGGTGCTCGCCGAGCAGGTCATTTCCGAACACGACAGGATCACCGAGCTCAGCGCGGTGTGCGAGGAGAAGGCCTTCACGCTTCTCGCCCTGCAGGCTCCGGTCGCAGGCGATCTCCGTTCGGTGGTGGCCGGCATTCAGATCGTCGCCGACATCGACCGTATGGGCGCACTCGCACTCCACGTCGCCAAGATCACCCGTCGCAGGCACCCGAACCACGCCCTCCCCGAGGTGGTCAACGGGTACTTCGCCGAGATGGGTCGCCTCGCCGTTCAGATCGGCGCTTCGGCCCGTGAGGTCCTCGAGACCCGCGATCCCGAGCGCGCTGCGAAGCTGCAGGAGGAGGACGAGGCAATGGACGACCTGCACCGTCACCTCTTCACGGTGTTGATGGACCGCGAGTGGAGCCACGGCGTCGCCGCTGCAGTCGACGTGACCCTGCTGGGCCGCTTCTACGAGCGGTTCGCCGATCACGCCGTCGAGGTCGGCCGTCGAGTGATCTTCCTGGTGACGGGCGAACTGCCCCTCGACCTGAGCCACAACAACATTCCCACCTCGTAA
- the pstB gene encoding phosphate ABC transporter ATP-binding protein PstB: MAKRLDLKDVNIYYGKFHAVSDVTLAVPPRSVTAFIGPSGCGKSTVLRSLNRMHEVTPGARVEGSVLLDGEDIYGGGVDPVGVRRTIGMVFQRPNPFPTMSIRDNVVAGLKLQGGRGKKELDEIAERSLKGANLWTEVKDRLDKPGGGLSGGQQQRLCIARAIAVSPDVLLMDEPCSALDPISTLAIEDLIQELKQDFTIVIVTHNMQQAARVSDQTGFFNLEATGKPGKLIEIDDTEKIFSNPTQKATEDYISGRFG; encoded by the coding sequence ATGGCAAAGCGTCTCGATCTCAAAGACGTCAACATCTACTACGGCAAGTTCCATGCCGTCTCCGACGTCACTCTGGCCGTACCGCCGCGCAGCGTCACCGCGTTCATCGGACCGTCCGGCTGCGGTAAGTCGACCGTCCTTCGTTCGCTCAACCGCATGCACGAGGTCACCCCCGGTGCCCGCGTCGAAGGTTCGGTGCTGCTCGACGGCGAGGACATCTACGGCGGCGGCGTCGACCCAGTGGGTGTGCGTCGCACCATCGGCATGGTCTTCCAGCGCCCCAACCCCTTCCCGACGATGTCGATCCGGGACAACGTCGTTGCCGGCCTGAAGTTGCAGGGCGGCCGCGGCAAGAAGGAACTCGACGAGATCGCCGAGCGCTCGCTCAAGGGTGCCAACCTCTGGACCGAGGTCAAGGATCGCCTCGACAAGCCAGGCGGCGGCCTCTCCGGCGGTCAGCAGCAGCGTCTGTGCATCGCTCGCGCGATCGCCGTCTCGCCCGACGTTCTGCTGATGGACGAGCCGTGCTCGGCTCTCGACCCCATCTCCACCCTTGCCATCGAGGACCTGATCCAGGAACTCAAGCAGGACTTCACGATCGTGATCGTCACGCACAACATGCAGCAGGCCGCACGTGTGAGCGATCAGACCGGCTTCTTCAACCTCGAGGCGACCGGCAAGCCCGGCAAGCTCATCGAGATCGACGACACCGAGAAGATCTTCTCCAACCCGACGCAGAAGGCCACTGAGGACTACATCTCCGGCCGCTTCGGATAA